CTCGAGTCTGCTTATTGCAACCAGTGGAGGGCTAAACCAACAAAGAACGAGGGTAAGTGAAGCTTTTCCTTATCCTGCATCCGAATCTGTCATATGTTTGATTCTTAGTTTTATTAGCCATGAGGTGAGATTAGAGCTGTTGTTAGGCAGCATAGTACGGTGACACATAATATTATAAGATATGCCCAATTTGAACGATTTATCGACCAAAAACGGGTATTGCTCCCAATTTAAGCTTACTGTTTCTGATTGGTTGCTTAACAGCTAGAAAATGAATATATTGAGTAGAGTTTGATTCGAATATTGTAAAATGTTAAAGCATTTAGGAAATGGTGTTCTTGAATGTGCGGTTTCATTTGGTTTTCTCAAGGGTTAATGATCATTTCATTTGTATGGGTCTAAGTTGTAACCAATACTTGTACTCTTCACTCATCACAATCGTGCgtatcatccatcttcttcaaagcTTTACTCCTTTACTGCTCAAGATGATGACAAGTGGCACTCCTTATCATGAAATGAATCCCACTAACTTTCTGTCTAGAGTCTATGGACTGTACTGATGAAAATAGATAGATGGAGACATGCTTTTTCCCCTACTCAGTATTGGCTTTAGCTTCTGCTCACAGCAGTAGTAATATTAAGTTGTCGTGTCTCGTCTTTTCtttaatttctttctttctctgaATTTGTTTCTTTTGGGTTTAAGTGTGAGAGTAACTACATGTCTTACATAAGAAAATCGTTGATTTCATTGAACATTATCATCAGGTCAGGTGAGTGAGTACATTTAAGCCCTTTGCTAGGTGAGTGAGAAAAGGAGAGATttgttttgttgtttcgttgaTTTCAAAAAAGGAATTAACCCTCTTTTGAAATTCTGTTGTCTCATTCTTTCTTGTTAGGTATAAATAACGTCACTGTCAACGTTTTTCACTGTACTGTGTTTACATGTGAAAAATTGAACAGATTTTATCCCTTGACATCGTTATTATTATCATCTGTTGAATTCCATGCAACCAAGTACTGAATTGCAAAGATGTTTCCTGCTCTACGAGGGAATGGAATAGAATCTGTACCAATCCTATTCATAATTCCCCCTAATGGGTCTAAAATCACATGCCCTTTCGGCTCATTTTCAAGTATTCTCAGTGCAATTCTTATCCCTCTCTTTGATTTCGGTTCTTTTACATAATCCAATTCCACTGAATTGCTTGTCTCATTTAATATATAATGAAGAAAACGTGGGTATTTTATTAATTGCATTTCCCCACATGGGCTAAAACCCCTTAGAGTTTTGTCTATTGCAGATGAAGCATTAGAAGTACTAGGTGCAACCATGTCTTTCTACCTACGTTCTTGGAGGGGACAATCAAGCTTTCAATCCCGTCTTCATTCACTTTGGTTGAAGTCGAGCAGAAATGTCGAATCTGTTTCATTGTCGTTCTATAGAAGCAGGTATTTCCATGaattttgttgttattttttacTTCAGTTGTTTTAATTAGATAAATATTTATTTCGTTGAGCTTCAATTTATTAATTGAAACTGAGATTGAATTTGTTACGCCATATATCAACTCATATctgattttagggtttgttttaattGTCTGCAAAAATGTATAATTTATATCTTGAAAGATGTATTGTGGATAAAGCCCCAATTCATATCGTCATAGTGGCTATTCTTTTACATCTCGGATTAGCAATGCCTTTCATGAAAGTTTGTCTACTGTGTTTTCTTGCTGGATCAATATAtcataagacttcattgatctcTTAAAAATGGCATTACTGTCCGtccatttgatattttttttagtaTTACTATTGAGTATTACCCCTGTATTTTTGTAGAAGAGAATCTCTGAGAGAATTTTTTGTAGAAGAGAATCTCTAAACGAAAACAAATGTTTTTATAAAAGccatttcttttttctcttttttcagcACGAGTATCCTTCCAAGATTCTATGCCCCGTAAaaatttaaacaaaaatcaaacctCCAAATCAATCACACGACGTATTTGTTGGTATTGGCATGAAACAACTTTTGAGATTGATTGATTTGGGGAAGTGAGTGTAGGCATTTGAACCCAACATTTAAAAGTATGAATCTAGACACCCTCCAGTCCAAACTATGAAGTCCTCTGAAAACAAATATCGATATAAGTTATGCTGACATGTCTGCACTTTCTTGCTGTAGTGCAAGCTGCATTACAGTCTATGAACTTGATTCTTATATCTCTCTCGTGGCCATCATTTTAGATTTTTCACTGCTGCTGAAAAAGCTGAACCAGAGGctgcttcttcatcatcatctttcaCATTTTCTTCTGGCGAAGCAGCAGAAGATGATAAATTCAAGAAAGATGATGACATCCATATCAAGGTGAAAAAGATGAGTTCAAGAGACTCAACATCGGTTACTATGCCGATGTCTTTCATGACAGGGTCTGTTGTAGGAAAGCGATTCTACACAGAGGTCACTACCAGGTTGGCTGATGATAGTAATGGATGGAGCGTCATGCTTGACTTCAGAACCCTTAAGACTCCTTCCAAGAGAACCCTTAAGCTTCCTACTCTTTTCCTCGCCAAGGCCATTGCAGCAGAGTGGGAGTACCAAGTACGTTTCTCAATTTTGgattgttttgtttgaatttatAAGTTCTAACATACTGATTCTGGGAGGAATAGcttataactttttccattctagcAAGACGATGGGATCAGACCCTTTACAATGCCTCTCATGGAACTTGCTTGTACTGCATTAGAGAGAGTTCCGCTAACTAGAACGAAaataatagaaaacctaatgaAGAGGTTCAATCAAGATCTAGTCTTCTGCCGTTATCCGGGTGACAATGATGTGTCCATCAAAATCCTTGGTATGTTATCAGTAATTTATCCAAAACATGTTAATTTAGTTGGTATATTCAGTCAGTAACTTTGTTAAAATTTCCACTTATACTCCTTTAATGCTTTGCTTAGTTTGCATTAGTGGCATTCTAAATTAACAGGCTTGAAGTGTGCATGGTACATGTAACATGAGAGAAGTGATAACACTGTGAGACTCATGGTTTGTTAAGGTCAGTCCAATATCTTTCGAAACGCAGTCATTAGTGAGGACTCAATGCTAAACTATCCCTAGTTCTCTTGTTTAGCTACCTTTCATATATGTGACTAAATTCATTGCTGGTTAATGATCTTTGAAAGTACGTAACTAATAATAGAATAACAGACTATCAGCATGTGATAAATGCTGCAAGATGTTCATGACTTGTGATAAATACTTCTTGCACTTGACCCAATTCAGTGCTCCTGACTTTGCTTCCTGTTAATGTAGTGCAGCATCCTCGTCTAACTACTGATTAAACAAGGGTCTATAGATTCTGCAGTAATTAGTATCTAAGATAAATTTGGTTGCAGAAATTTTTGAAACATGCTGCAAAATATCTATTTTGGTATTATGATACTGCAAGTAAGGTGCAGAGAAGATAAAATCTTGCTTAACTATGTGAGATATAAGTATTTCTGAGTAAGGTTGATATTGATGTATTTACAGAACGACAAGTTGAGAAGATTGATCCACTGCTTGAATGGGTAGAGTCTGAGTTTGGTTTTAAGCCTGTTGTGTACTCGAGTTTTTTTGGTGGCAAGCAGGAGGATGGTCTTGCTAACGCTGTTCAAAGTTTTTTAAAGAAAATGGATGACTGTGAGTTGGCAGCTATAGATGCAATGGCTGCATCCTCCCACTCACTAATCGTATCTATTGGAACCTTTTGTGGGCGGTTGCAGATTGAGGAGGCTATTGAGTTGATTAGACTTGAAGAAGATGTGCAGGTTTGCTTTTATTACTCTAACTCATCCTCATCTTCGTGGTAGATCTCTTTCCCTAAAGTAACCTACACTCCACCAACTCTAAAGGACACGGCTGCAATATTCAGCCTGTCTACCATGGTCAGTATTCTGAAATGGTGAACCTCGACACCTGAAGACATTGACTAGTTTACCTTGTAATAGAATGAAGGTGATAAGCAGATTAGACGTCAATGTTGACAGACTGAACCCTGATAGGTCATCAGGTCTGGAATGCTGTAATCTTGCCTCATTTTAGCAGTAGGTTGAGTTAGCATTGTGTATAAGCTAGTCAGGCCATGGGTTAACCTGTGGGTCGGCTCTTTTGGAATTCGGTGCTTGTATTTCCATTGTAGTGTTTGAACTATTCTGGCTCTTGCTATGTCTTTCATTTGTGCAGGTTGACCGGTGGGGTCTAGTTGAGGGTGggcatgatgttgatattgcggGTCTAAAAGCACAGTTCTCATCCGCTGTTGTTTTCCTAGGATTGTCTCGAAGGTTTTAGATGTCTAATTCAGACTTGCAATCTTTCGAAGTTTAAGAATTATAACTGTACTATTTATTGTCCTTCAAAGGTAAAtgtgtgtttcttttaatatgtGATGAATATTGATTATGTGTAAGATTAGTCCTGTGtttaatctgattttgttttatttttggtcGATGAAGAAAATTTTGCTTAATCTGATATCAGGAATGGAAAAAGTCGGTCTTCTCTTAATACTTCGGATAacatttgtgatttattttttattttttatgtaacGAGTTTAGATGAGAATATAAAGGCAATCGCTCACCATCTCACACATTAAAACTTTATAATAATCAAATATATAATATTATTATGATTTGAAGATCTAATATGGTTCTGAAAACTAATTTCAtgcaatataataaaataataatcaatttcacaaataaattaaatattttaagctataaatacataatttttcttttttagtatttAACATGTGCTTCGAACCGGGTACGACGAAATCGATCCTCAGTTGGGAGAATCCCAGCATCCGTCCAAGG
This is a stretch of genomic DNA from Papaver somniferum cultivar HN1 chromosome 1, ASM357369v1, whole genome shotgun sequence. It encodes these proteins:
- the LOC113299680 gene encoding ATP synthase mitochondrial F1 complex assembly factor 2-like, whose translation is MSFYLRSWRGQSSFQSRLHSLWLKSSRNVESVSLSFYRSRFFTAAEKAEPEAASSSSSFTFSSGEAAEDDKFKKDDDIHIKVKKMSSRDSTSVTMPMSFMTGSVVGKRFYTEVTTRLADDSNGWSVMLDFRTLKTPSKRTLKLPTLFLAKAIAAEWEYQQDDGIRPFTMPLMELACTALERVPLTRTKIIENLMKRFNQDLVFCRYPGDNDVSIKILERQVEKIDPLLEWVESEFGFKPVVYSSFFGGKQEDGLANAVQSFLKKMDDCELAAIDAMAASSHSLIVSIGTFCGRLQIEEAIELIRLEEDVQVDRWGLVEGGHDVDIAGLKAQFSSAVVFLGLSRRF